The genomic stretch CGCCGTCACCCAGAACCGGGGCGGCCAGGGCGGTCGCCGGAATTACCAGCAGCACCGCTACCAGCACAAACACCGCCAAGACACGTTTCATCGTTGTGCTCCTTTCTGAGCGTAGTTCCAGTTGAGTTGGTAGATCACCAACAGCCAGCCACCGCATAGACCGACTGCGGCCGCGGTCAGGGCGCCACCCCAACCGACGATGACTGCCGGCACGATCGGCCCGGTCAGCGATCCCAGAATCTGCCTGCCCACATAGAAGATCACCGTGGTATTGGTGATCCATTGCACGCCACTGGACACCATCCCCGCCAGGCTGGGCAGGCGGAGCGGTTGAGGCAGCCCCAGCCACGCCAGCAGGGCCAGCCCGACGACGATCTCCAATGCGATCCCCCCCAGGAGAACCCCCGACTGGCGGCGGGCCCGCTTTCGACTGTCGAGCGCCATCCGGGCTTCCCATCGTCCGGTGAAGCCGGGCCGAGGTGCCGCCAGGGGTGGCTGCGTCAGGTCTCGCTGCACTTGAGCCCACCCGGCTTGAAGCGTCTGGCACCGGTCACAGCTCGCCAGGTGCTGACGCAGCTCCGCCGCCTCTTGCGCCGACCGCGGCTCATCCGAGAACAACCAGGTCTCAAACGGGGAGTGGGACATCGGAGGTCTCTCCACGGATTGTTGTAGGGCTGGAGGCTTCTACATACAGCTGGGCTAGCTCGCGCCGGGATCTGTGCAGCCGACTCTTGACGGCGCTGGTTGTCAGGTCCAGGTCAGCCGCGATCTCCTCCAACGGCATGTCGTACCAATACTTGAGGGTGATGATGGCTCGGTCGAGGGGGCTCAGGCGGTCCAAGAGCTGAGCGACCCGCGCCGCCTGCTCCCGGCGCATCACCACCGACTCCGGGCCGGGAGCCACGTCGGTCAGGGCGGCCTCGCCCTCGATTGCATCCAGGTCCAGGGCGGCCATTCGCCGCCGGCGCAGCCGATCGATGCACTCATGGGCGGTGACCGACAGGCACCACGAGCCGAACCTGCGCTCAGGGTCGTACCGGTGAAGGCCCCGGTAGGCCTTGAGGAAAGCCTCCTGGGCCGCGTCTTCGGCTTCGCCTGCCTCACCGAGCATTCGGAAGCACAGGTTGTAGACAGGCACCTGGAAAACCTCCACTAAGCGGGCGAACGCCTGTTCGTCACCCTGCCTGGCCTGGCGAGCCCACTGGGACTCCTGTGCGAGCTGTGATGGGTCAATCCGCATATCGGATCCCGGGCTGCGTAGTCTTCACCTTCTCTACGCAGCCTGTCCCGGCCGGTTGCAGGCATCCAGGCCGGCCGCCGGCCGGCTTGGCCCCGCCTGCTGGGCATGCAAGTACCCACCCCGGCCGGACCCACATGATAAGATGCTCACCGATGGCAGCCTCGACCGAGCCCGAGAAGGGCTCTTCTCGCGAGCGCTGGACGCAGATCCGCGCTTCCGCCAGGAATGTCCTGCGGGCCTTCCGCTTGTCCTGGGAAGCTCATCCGCTTTCCACCTTGGGCATGGCCGCTTGCACCGTCGTCGGTGCCCTGCTTCCCGCGGCTCAAGCCTGGGTAGCCAAGCTGATTGTCGACAGCGTGGTCAACTCCCTCAACCAGCAGGCCGATCCTATGACCGGATTACGGGCCATCGCCCCGCTGCTGGCGGCTGAGTTTGTGCTGGTCGTGCTCCAGGCGCTCAACGTCCAGCTCAGGACATTGTCGGAGCACATCCTACATGCCCGCTTGAACCTGACCATTAACACTCGGATCATCCGCAAGGCGCTCGCCCTGGATCTCACCCACTTTGAGAATGCAGAATACTACGACAAGCTTCAGAATGCACGCCGCGAGGCCGACTGGCGGGGGCTGCGCATCGTCAACGGCAGCTTCTATCTCGTTCAGAACGTGATCACCCTCATCACGTTCGCCCTGCTCTTGATCCGGTTCAGCCCCTGGCTGGCGCTGCTGCTGTTCCTGGCCACGCTGCCGGCCTTCATCACCCAGAGCCGCTATGCCGAACTGAATTTCCGCGTGCTGTCCTGGCGGGCTCCCGAGGCCCGGCGCCTGTCGTATCTCGAGCACGTCCTGACCGACTACGACGCCGTCAAAGAGGTCAAGCTGTTCTCGCTCGGCGAGCCGCTGCTCGGCCGCTATGCCAACCTGTTCTGGAGCTTCCTGCGTGAGGATCAGAACATTGCCCAGAAGCGCAGCCTGGCTTCCCTAGGCTGGGGGTTGCTGGCGACGCTGACCTACTACGGCGCCTACGCCTGGATCGTGTGGCGGACCCTGGCGGGCGCCATCACCCTGGGCGACATGACGATGTACCTCAGCATCTTCCGCAACAGCCAGTCCACCTTC from Anaerolineales bacterium encodes the following:
- a CDS encoding zf-HC2 domain-containing protein, coding for MSHSPFETWLFSDEPRSAQEAAELRQHLASCDRCQTLQAGWAQVQRDLTQPPLAAPRPGFTGRWEARMALDSRKRARRQSGVLLGGIALEIVVGLALLAWLGLPQPLRLPSLAGMVSSGVQWITNTTVIFYVGRQILGSLTGPIVPAVIVGWGGALTAAAVGLCGGWLLVIYQLNWNYAQKGAQR
- a CDS encoding sigma-70 family RNA polymerase sigma factor translates to MRIDPSQLAQESQWARQARQGDEQAFARLVEVFQVPVYNLCFRMLGEAGEAEDAAQEAFLKAYRGLHRYDPERRFGSWCLSVTAHECIDRLRRRRMAALDLDAIEGEAALTDVAPGPESVVMRREQAARVAQLLDRLSPLDRAIITLKYWYDMPLEEIAADLDLTTSAVKSRLHRSRRELAQLYVEASSPTTIRGETSDVPLPV
- a CDS encoding ABC transporter ATP-binding protein/permease, with translation MAASTEPEKGSSRERWTQIRASARNVLRAFRLSWEAHPLSTLGMAACTVVGALLPAAQAWVAKLIVDSVVNSLNQQADPMTGLRAIAPLLAAEFVLVVLQALNVQLRTLSEHILHARLNLTINTRIIRKALALDLTHFENAEYYDKLQNARREADWRGLRIVNGSFYLVQNVITLITFALLLIRFSPWLALLLFLATLPAFITQSRYAELNFRVLSWRAPEARRLSYLEHVLTDYDAVKEVKLFSLGEPLLGRYANLFWSFLREDQNIAQKRSLASLGWGLLATLTYYGAYAWIVWRTLAGAITLGDMTMYLSIFRNSQSTFESIFFELSELYENGLFMSNLFSFLELQPSMVQPASPRPVPRPLRQGFEFRHVAFRYPGQETWALRDVTFAIRPGEKIALVGPNGAGKTTIVKLLTRLYDPTEGEVLLDGVDLREYDLGQLHHRIGVIFQDFVRYHLAAFENIGFGQIEALDDRQRIEQAAAMSGADGVIAGLPEGYETTLGRWFSRGRELSGGEWQKVALARAFMRDCEVLILDEPTAALDAENEFQVFQQFRRLTADKTAVLISHRFSTVRMADQIYVVEGGSIRERGSHEDLIALGGTYARLFTLQAESYR